The Lepeophtheirus salmonis chromosome 6, UVic_Lsal_1.4, whole genome shotgun sequence DNA window CATGACGTCATAAAGTGGCTCAATCAAATCACAGAATAGTGAAATGtactaaacatattattttattaacgtTACAAGTAATAAGTTAAAGTAGTGTCAAATTGAAATGATGTATGAACTCGGAGTGAAGCTTTAATAGATATTGAGTGTACATTCCTAATGAACTGTTGTGGCTCAGAAGCTCTAGTAGAAAAGAGTTTCTTCTCTATTTTAATTGCAGTTCTTGATGAATTGAAAAGTGTTCCTAAGGCGAATCCTATCCTAATGTAAAAACTATCTTTTCACATTTTCCATTTCTGGAGTCATCAAAccctttataatttatattcatagtaTAACAACGTCAACGTGTCTATTCTTTGGAATGGTTGGAATATTATGGACTCTCCGTCGGAGTAGTTCATCCTGGATTAAGCGACAATCTAAGGATCTATATGTCAAAAAAGCTCAAAgggaaattaaattatgtttaaaatatattaatgataaatcaTGGAATAGAGTAGTTCCTATTGACTTCTTCTCCATTCTATTATTATTCACCACTAAAGTTATACGTAGCCATTAAGCCTAAAAAGACCCTCTATccatgatttataaaatatatttaacattttaggGAAGGATACAGAGCTAGAAGTGCCTATAAACTAATTGAAATCAATAACAAATTCAACTTTATCCATCCAAAAATGAAGGTAATGGAATGCGGAGGTGCTCCAGGAGCATGGACACAAGTTCTAACAGACAAAATACATTCTGGCCTCATTATTTCTTGTGACTTATTAGACTATGAGCCCCTTCAAGGTGCAATTATTCTACCCAGATCAGACTTTACACATTCCAAAACAAAAGAAGTTATACTTAGTCACTTGAAGGGTGGCAAATTAGATATGGTTCTCTCTGACATGGCTCCTAATGCCTCGGGTCAGTCAGAGATTAATCATCAGAAAATTTTGGAATTGAGCTATGAAGTTACAAAGTTTGCGTTGAGCCATTCTACTCCTGGTGCTTGCATGTTGACTAAATTATGGGACGGATATGGAACAAAACGTTTCATTGAGGATTTAAAACGATTTTATGTGGATGTATGTGTTGTAAAACCAAAGTCCTCCAGAAAGGAATCGTCAGAGATTTATGTTTATGCTTCAAGATTCAAAGGATTAGCTTGAATTGTCTCTGATTTCTTAATaaagaatgattaaaatatatataaaatgatataaatataaaatatgatgttcAATTTCAgacatttatatcatttttttagaatgtcaATATTTCGACCAGGGCTCTTTAATGGAAAAGTGGCACTAGTTACTGGTGGAGGAACAGGAATTGGGAAGTCCATAACAAGGGAGTTGCTTTCCCTAGGTATTTGGCTTTAATGCGTTTATGTGTTTACTCATATACTATATCTTAATATTGTCTCAAGGTTGTAACGTTGCTATAGCATCCcgaaatatagataaattaaataaaacttgtcAAGAATTTTCTAATAAGTTTCCTGgcaaaatacaaacatatgtcTGTAATATTCGCATGGAAAGCGACGCCAAGTATgctattgttataaataattctcactttcattgcaaaataattactcataattattcattcagAAATGTCATTGATAAGGTTGCATCGGAATTTGGAACTTTGGATTTCCTTGTCAATAATGGTGGGGGTCAGTTCCCTTCTCTTGCTGCTGATATGTCTCTGAAAGGATGGAATGCTGTTATAGAAACGAATTTGAATGGAACATATCTAATGTCGCGAGAAGGTACTTTCGTAATTAACCTctgaattaaattattgtttttatatcattattattattaaagcatataatcaagtatttaaaaagtctGGAGGTTCAATCGTTAATATCATTGCACAGACCTCTCGTGGGTTCCCGATGATGGCTCATACAGGAGCTGCAAGGGCTGCAGTTGAAAATTTAACAAAGTAAGATCGATTGTGGAtacaaagtaaattatataaatctttcTGCTGTTAGAACACTCGCATTGGAGTGGAGTGAAAATGGAATAAGGGTCAATTGTGTTGCTCCGGGTCCTGTTTTTTCTAAGACTGCTAGTGACAATTATTCTTATGATTTATTCTCATCACTAACGCCTAAGTTACCTACTAAAAGATGTGGTACTCCTGATGAGGTAATCAATACTAATAtcaatcttaattaatatttatagattgttatatttttcttttctcattaGGTATCAAGTACCGTTTGCTTTCTATTATCTCCTGGTGCTTCATTTGTCAATGGAGCTACTTTGGTAGTTGATGGTGGAAGTGTACTATACTCTCCTCCGATGTACTCAATACCCggtattatttgatttgaatttaaaaaaaaattattatatcatttgatattttctaagcAAGAAAAATTAATTCGTTTTCATGTATTGCAGATCATAACAAGCAACCTCCTTACTCCTGGGAAAAcgaagattaatatttttgtttattcgtTGTAATGGTGGTTAATAACTTAACGCCTAAATGGAAAGTTTTTGGCTTTATTATATGGCTGTTTCataggatatttaaaaattttttttttatttatttacaataaatgactactgttatgatttttttttaaaactatccttttataaaagttatcatCTCTgaaattgtatgtaatatatttttctaattcctTTGTACATCTTATGAATTCTGAAGTGctaaagcaattaaaaaataaatttatgaaattacaaaaaaaacttaaattaataataccttcatatttattgatttcaaagtatagtaattttatatttaaaaagtagatgttttagtaaattaaattatttttcaaatattattgagtAGTTAAATGCTACTACTCatcatataaaatttagttgTAAATTTATAAGCTACTTAAGTTAGTGATCTATTGGAATGTGTCAAAGTTTGTAATCGtcgtttaatatatatatatatatatcaatataagaagtttcatcttctattgttgatgaaattagattcatgtccactaagtatatttctctattttcggAAGTAAGAGGttccaaataaggagtaaagtatccatgatcctgaaattgtggagatctttttttacctgaaattcGAAGTAATACGTTGCAtgagatttccttaattattagaTTTTCTTAGCATCAGCATTGTTCTCCCGAATGAAAATGGTATTGTTGGAGTTTTTGGTGAGCCTTGGAACTTTaggttttacatatttaaacaatGTTGGAATTGCTTGAGAGTTGGcattccttatttcttcaaaatgtttagagcacaatcgagaattatattatggtttCTAAAGATTTCATGTCATTTTTAGGACCCATTGCCTTCCAAGGAATTTGTCCCTtgggaaatgaaaaaagtgtcatCCCCTCAGCTCAAGAACGATTCCTGTAATCCCTGACGCACGACAAGAGGGCATACTTggggtattttaacaaaatatatcgcctttgtagagttcttcacctaaaatatagtattaaattttgaatattttgggcCATAACTCAAGCACATGAGGAAGTCAGCTATCGTCAAAGCGGATAGTCGGGTGACGTAACTCTACTTATGGGGCTCTGTCGGGTACAACCTTGGTCATTGTACCTTCGccccacccacttttttgaaaaacactattattatttagaaatcaattattttaaaattatattaatttattctaactTAAAAACCCAATTTCAATTGTcatcttgtttaaattttattaaaatataacaccCTTactcttaataatattataatttagtttcttaattaaaaaaataaataagataaatttcCGTAACCCTATAACGCCCACCAGGTTCATGCATGGTcagaattttctaaaattagaattcattttctaagattttttttttttcaataggtcaaaattgaagattttcgatttcaaaaaaattaagatttttgattttttaattaaattaattttttttaaatattcaaagtaaTTCAATCACtattcttcataattttcattaaaaaaaaatataatacttctAAAATTAGATAAGtagtttttctaaaagaaaaattaaaacgccttgttttagcattttttcaaagagacaaTACGTTTGCTACACTGAAAGGTCATAAgtaagaaattcatttttttttgtctgttcaaTTATCCATTGAACATAATTTTGACATTGCatccatgaatttttttatccaattgtcaaagtttaatttttttttaaatatgtccatGTTGTACATAAATTAACAACTATGCTTCAAACATCACGTTCACCAACATCGCCAACACAAGCATATAGAGagtatttgttgtcagctgtcgattatcTAATGTTAAGTTATGAATAACACtcaacaatgattgaataatagttcTATAGTCGTGAAGAGTTGGCCAAAAATTGGTTgactactaactgatttttgGCCTTCCTTTCGTATGGAAGGTTATATGATACAGCAAAGTTAATGTCACGCATTACAGCCTTTTCGGTTGATGTATTGCATATACAATctgtgacgtcagtgaaaaggGGTTGTTTTAACGTTCGGGACGACTTATCTGCAGATGCACAGCGCTAGTATCGTGGCAAAACTCAATAGTATTTCAGTggataattatgactgaaagcattatgaaatgtgaaaaatcaaagctcaaaaaaaaagtttatatagcAAGAAAATCATGCAAATGAGTAACTTGATTTGTTGACAGAAATTTAACTTTCTCTTTCTTCTTAGTGcttaaaattggaaataatgtcattttttgacTGGATAGAGAGCGCCCTAGTATCTAATCTTGTACATAAAACAGTCCTTAGAGCATGTCTAGATGGTTGGTAATTCATGTAGtatgtattcttttattttgaggttgagatatttgtacataatatgtaatttacttTTAGTTCGAGTACATTCGTATAACAAATAACATGAATgagaaaacttattttataatattacgtAAGGCTTCGTGGTAAACATACATTATGGATGATTTCTCAActcaattatctttttaaataagtatgtacataattaaacagattttgtcataaaatatggacaatttttctttctcaatattttatctatgatcttattttaatagaaatttgatATTGATAGGGGTATAAATGTACAAGTAAATGACAAATTCCTATATGTAGCTTAGAATATTGACTTCTTCATCACCATATTTAATTACACTTAATCGTTTTATTAATGtgctaatttctttttatttcttcttaaaactACTACAGTAGAGCCAAAATATCATGTCATCTGcctcaaaggaataaaaaaaaaaaaaaaagtggatgaaaGTGTGAATTACAAGGGcccataaaaattatagtagaGCTAAAGTGACAATATTCATGTGTATATACATAGAATTTAATGAGTATTCGTGAAATctatcataataatatgttgtgCAAACAGGAGGTCCTTTATTAGTAGAGCCAAAAACTCAAATTTGGGTTGCTCTTCCACTTTGTTatctctattatatattttaacctttcctcaaaaaagaaacaggaaaaaggcccaaaattagtaggaatttagccaattttttccgactataacattattatttaataattgttgggaattgttcccGTCTTCACAATAGCAAGTttaaatttaaccaatcaacgttcagaatactaaTCGGGGTAAAACAAGCTCAaatattgacagctgacaagaaaatatatagtaattttttaagtGAGTGAGAGGTAacgttgtattttattaatcaaaaaatccttcataaatttgtaatataatcaTTCCAATGATCTTGAACTTTTCTTTATGTATCTGACTTGAAGGACGATATATCTTTGGACTCAAACGTCCTAAATACATTGTCAGTTTCAGTTGATATCATTgattacaaaattgtataaattatagttcAAATTTCTTACTCCCTAATCTTCAAATTTCCTTCCTTGAGGCTgtttatttacatcaaaaatgGCCGAGTAGTAGAATATGCGTCTTCAATCAAGAAGCACGGCATTACCTCGCTCAAACAAAAATaccttatatattttgttgtcagccgtcgattccctcttctcccttgatatgTTATGGCCAGGGTAATAGAATATTCTATATACCTTGGGCATGGCTACCTAAAGGACTCTAGTGTAAGATCcgttaagagaaaaataaacaattcaatctaaaaacaaggaagactatgGTCCTTTAAACAGATCTATAATATAGTGTTATTTTTGTGCCGTTGTTGCcccaattcttcttttttcgcAAGGGctgttcaaactggctgcgTTCCTAGAGGAAAATGTAGCatcttctaattttaagccagtTAGAATTTAGTACTACTAAATACTACCTTCCGTGCCTTGAGTGTCgactctttgcctagagtcctttattTTTTGGTGATTTCTTCATAGAactaatataataactactcttttaataaaatattgtaatacgGTATCgaattaaagattttaataatatgtaatttattttacaaatggcgaagaaataatatgacagtgatagtttgggagtatataagagataaatgccagttggtatgattgacttatttgcctaactactctgtttctttttagagaaaaggttgcgtggtacAATGAAAGTAACGGCACggaagtaataaaaatgtatttttctatattagtcttaagtagtgttggatcagtctaaaaagactgcagtacTATCAGTCTGatcctaataaaaatttttagcCATAGAACCGGTCCTTATctgttttttttcgaaattacaGCAGCTGAAATAATTTGAATCGATGAAGttacatcataatttattacctctttcaaagagacaaaatacCTATAGGAGATGTGTGACCAGAACGTATTATCATACGTTCAAGCTATCATTAATTGTGTAgtgtttaactattttatttacgGAACACACTTCGGAGTAGTGAAAGTAAAAAGTACGAAGTTTTTAAAGTTGAATCAAGGACTATATTAAAAGAGCTTACTATACACACTGAATATAAAAACTGAGGTACACATAAAAGATTACTAAAAAGTATACGCATAAAATCACAAGTAAAACCGGGACATAGATCACATCTAGATTTACTAAGCATAAATACTATAATACACAACATCATCCCACAATCAATCAAGAAGACTGTCAAGGGCGAAGTTGATTTACGTTTTGAGTCATTTCGTCGTCGCCTGCTTTCACAATCCATACTGTGTTCCCTAATTGTTGATGTAACCGACTAGGTATCCATTTAGGACGTCCTTTACCAAAACATCTAGCCGATATATTCATAAATGGTATAAATTTATTGGGAGCTCTTTTATCCAATTTGGGTAACAAACCATCAAGGCGGATACACATAGGACGAGACATTAATAACTCAGCTGGAGATTTACCATTGGCCAGCAGAGTCGATCTATAACCGAACAACAGCTCGTCTAACAATAAAGTGGGGGTTTTTGTGCGAAGACCCTTTACTATTCTTACCGCTCTTTCAGCTTTGCTATTAATTTGAGGGTGATAAGGCGGAGACAATGAGAGAGTCAACCCCATTCAGATAATTTTGATCTGAATGCAGAGTTTGTAAATTGTTGACCATTGTCTGAGTGGATGACTTTAGGGAAACCAAATCGTGTGAACCATTTAAAAAGTAGATTCAGCGTTGCAAGTGTTGAAGTATCTTTCACAAATTTTGCTTCTATCCATTTTGATCCTGCATCcatcataattaaaatgaaacgACCCTTAAATTTAGGATAATCAATATGTGCTCTCTCCCCTCCTAGGCCGGAGGAAACGGTGTAAACTTGGGGTGAGTTCTTGGCACACTTTGCATGACAAGACAACGTCTTCATTATCTTGGTCCAATCCTGGCTACCATATAGAATTGCGTgctatcattttctttttaactatTCCTCTGTGATTCAGGTGAAGCTCATCTAGGTACATTCTACGGAGGGAAGTCAGTACCATGAGTTGGATGCCCCAAAAAAATAGGCTACTTCTTATGGATATGCAATCCCGCTTCCGAACATAAACTATTTCAGACATAGCAGACCAAATACCAGTTTTTGACCCTTCAATGGATTTAGTTGATTATCCACTTCTACACCAGCCAGATTGTCGACTCTGGAGAATTCACCATAGACAAGGCTCTAACCATAAGTAAGTCAGTAGGATCTGTACATTCACCGGACTCATCAACGGGAAGGCGAGAAAAGCATCTGCTTGTGAGTTGTTAATTCCTTTTACATGTTCAATCATATACGTAAATGACGACAGGATCATAGCGAGACAGTCTAGCAGACACCACGCTAGGAAGTTCAATGATAGGTGTTATCGTGTGTGTAAAATTAGCACATTTCCGGACTTTACCAATGAGTAAGAATTATGCACTTTGCTCCATCGTGGTCTATATTAAAACTGTACACAATCATCTTGcataacacatatatataaaataggtaCACATATTAACAATACAATATAGCTACAAGTATGATCCGTTTCTTCTCGttgtatcataattttatttcactaaCAATATTTTCACATCCTTCTTTACtgtcttttttttcctattttccaCCAAACAAACGAAGAACACTTCCTATTCCTCCAATAAGTTCTCCCATTATCGAGACGAATttgataagttatattattttgtttaatgtatTCTTTCAATATTGTTCCACTTTTTTGGAAGGGAACTTTGAATCCACACTCTCCTCCCAACCTCCAGAGCTGGTAAACACTTagaatgtttattataatatttttttttgtctatctCTCTCTCTAATTAAATTGATTCATCTACACCGTGATTGTCTAATTGTTTCATCCAATTATAATCGAGAGTAGGAAGATGGGATCTCAAATGCTTGCCATTAACTATTTGATCTGGTGAATACCCACACTGACGAGGTGTATTACGATATTCTAGTAATCGGTCACGAAATTAATCGGAGTTGATAGTTTGAGTGTTACATTTATCAAGTAAActcttcatatttttcacaGCTGCTTCTGGCATACCATTGCTTTGAGGATAATACGGGCTCGAGGGtgatcaaataatttcatttttgtagaaatttttgaaatttctaaaatgtataaacattACCCTGATCCGATCTTAAATTCTTGGGATATCCAAAATCCCCGAACCACCTAGAAAAcgttttaataatttgaactgTATTAGGATCCTTTTTATACTCCTTTATAACTGTATAACCAGATAGAGCATCGACACACACAAGGTAAGACTTcccatttaatgaaaataaatccgtcgattttgattcaaaaatcatTGAAGGAATTACATCTGTCAATAATTCCTCTTGCGTTGACTTGCTCTTTGAGTTTGACATTAATCACATTTCTCAATGATCATTTcgatttcattattaattccAAGCCAGTAAATAGAGTCTTTCGCACGTCTCTTTGTCTTAGTGATTCCCCGATACGCTGAATGAAATTTTAGCAGGACGTCTTCTTGACATGCTTTTGGAATGATAATACGTGTTCCCGTTAGAACTAGTCCATCGTACACTGTCAAATCATTCCACTTTGTTTTGAATAACTTCACAAatggatttgaaaatatattcttctgaCAAAGACCGCTCTGaacaaatattacttatatttgatAGGCTTTATCGAGCTTAGgtatttttctaatatcttCTATAATAGGATCTATAAATCCAATATTCCTGATATTTGTTTACATTAATGTCACTCTGGCTATGACTAAACGTATTAAATCTTTTGCTCCATCCTTGATGTCTTCTTCTTCTGGGTCTTCAACAGGTGCTCTAGATAAAACATCAGCAACTAAATGATCTTTTCCTTTCTTCAATGTAACATGAAGTTGGTAATGTCGGAGATCCATCCTTATCTTTTAGACTTTTGGGGGTTTCGATCTAatttagagaatatttattgaatattgttgTGAGTGAATGATGATCAGTTCAAACTTTGCTAATCCACTCAGGTAAATGTGACACTTTTTAATTGCCCATTTAATCGCAAGAGATTCCAACTCTTCCATTGCGTACCGTGATTCTGCATCATTAACAAATCTTGAACCACATTCATCTAAtctccatcttttttttcagatttttgtaGTATATCGAATCCAAGACCTTTTAACCTGGATGTATCCGTTTCGAGGCGTGCTTCCTTCTTCGGATCGAAAATGGCGAGGACAGGGGTATTCGTCAATATGTCCTTTACTTCTTCCATAGCTTTGGTATGTATATTGTCCTATacaaattcattctttaattttatcaaatctcTTAATGGTTCTGCTGCTTAgctaaattttgataaaaagccTGCAAGTTGATTTGCTAAGCCAATAAATGACCTAAACTCTGTTCTATTTGTAGGTGTCGGGAATTCATGGATCTCCTTCCACTTATTTCCATCCGATGCTATCCCATCTTTACAAATTCTATAGCCAACAAAATTGATTTCCTCACGTGAAAGTTGAAATTTATCCTTGCTCAGCGTAATACCATATACT harbors:
- the Mrm2 gene encoding ribosomal RNA large subunit methyltransferase E, which produces MNCCGSEALVEKSFFSILIAVLDELKSVPKANPILIITTSTCLFFGMVGILWTLRRSSSSWIKRQSKDLYVKKAQREGYRARSAYKLIEINNKFNFIHPKMKVMECGGAPGAWTQVLTDKIHSGLIISCDLLDYEPLQGAIILPRSDFTHSKTKEVILSHLKGGKLDMVLSDMAPNASGQSEINHQKILELSYEVTKFALSHSTPGACMLTKLWDGYGTKRFIEDLKRFYVDVCVVKPKSSRKESSEIYVYASRFKGLA
- the LOC121120171 gene encoding peroxisomal trans-2-enoyl-CoA reductase-like — translated: MMFNFRHLYHFFRMSIFRPGLFNGKVALVTGGGTGIGKSITRELLSLGCNVAIASRNIDKLNKTCQEFSNKFPGKIQTYVCNIRMESDAKNVIDKVASEFGTLDFLVNNGGGQFPSLAADMSLKGWNAVIETNLNGTYLMSREAYNQVFKKSGGSIVNIIAQTSRGFPMMAHTGAARAAVENLTKTLALEWSENGIRVNCVAPGPVFSKTASDNYSYDLFSSLTPKLPTKRCGTPDEVSSTVCFLLSPGASFVNGATLVVDGGSVLYSPPMYSIPDHNKQPPYSWENED